The genomic region aatcatggaCTTTAAAAATGAACAGTACAGATGTTAGAAAgcctcagatttgtcttttttgtgtagctgACATTTTAATGTATTTCGACCTGAAAATTTGCACACATGTACATTATGTATCTAGACATATGcgtatttattttcagaattttttgaagatgaaatttttgaattttgaagtttttaaataaaggcctccatggagctcagTCTCCGTTTGGCATTTTTGTGTTGTAAGTCATTATCTACGAACTCTATAAGAGAGATGAAGAGATAATCTTGCTATCAGCAGTATGAAGTCCTTCTACCGTTTAAAGATATATAAGTTGTTCTCAACTGATGATGCCCTGGCAGGATAATCATAGAGTGAGCTGAATAACAACATTGCACTATATTTAGGGTGCTAGGGACTTATTGGATAATGATATTGTAAAAAAACCAAGCTCTTAGTGCTAAGGCTAAGGGATTAGAAAAATATGCTTATGCCAGAGAAGGTTACTTCAGTCTAAGACATTTTGCTCACATTGAATACATCTGTAGAGGCAAGAAATGTAATGTTACCACATCAAATTTTGGAAGAGTGGAACACAAGAAGAGCCATATTTTCAGAGCTGAATTTATGTTTGAACTGAAAAAAGAGAGCATGAATGTCATCCTGTATACAAGGGAAAAACTGCTATGCCAGAGAGATAGCACCTGCTAGGCGGGAACTCTCCCACACTTCCACAACTGGCGTGTCTTCTCTGGTCACAAATAAGCGGTCTCCGCCGCCTTCCATCATCTCTATCATTCCACGCTTAGAATCCTCTTCCGTATCCACATAGCTGCTTCTGAAACTATTTTCATTAATTCCTTTTCTGTCAAGTGTCTCCTTTGCTCCCGGTTGCTCCGACAAGTTGCATGTGTCATCTCGTTGTTCTTCCAGTCTGGACCAAACCTCCAATCCATCCTTCCGGCTGACAAACACCTGGGACTTGTAGCAATGCAGGACACTGCCATGACCCCCTCCACTCCCCTTTGGTCCTGATGACATGTACACCCAAGGGTCGTTATCGAGGCGCCTCAGGTCTGCAACCCCAATATCTCCTGATTTTGAGCATACCTTGTAGAGCATCAGCTGCTTCACGTCCACATCTGCATCTGAAAATGGATCTCCAAACCTGCTGCTTCTTCCGGATCCCCCTGGCTCGCTTGTCTCCCAGACCACATTCCCAGATCGAATGTCCCACAGCCTCATGTACCCAGAATAGCCAAATGCGCCCGAGCTCACAGATGAAGCAAACACCAGCCCAAGTTCCTGCAGGTGCACTAGTCGATCCGGCGAAGACGACTTAGCCGCACTCCCACTTTGCCGGCCAATCTCCTGTATGGGCTTCAGAGTTACAGGGTCAATCGCCAGGATGCAGTTCTCCCGGTGTGGGCACTCGAATGTAGCGAGGATCGGTGAATTTGTGTCAGCGGCATCAGCGGGAGGACGGGCGGCGATGGCGATGACCTTCGCTTTGAGGACGCGTAGGTCGGTCGGGTCTGACCATTCGACGGAGGCGACGTGCCAGCCTTCGAGGAGGTCGTACACATGGAGCCCCGGGGAGGAGCTGGACCCGACAACGGCGAGGCTGGAGGGCAGCAGCCTGATGGAGGTGGCGCGGTGGAGGTGGGTGCGGAAGGTGGTGAGACGGTCCAGCGCCGGGGAGTAGTAGGTGAGCTGGCCGGCGCCGTGGGCGAGGCAGAGGGAGCCGTCGTGGTGCGCGGCGAGGGCGGTGGGGAAGGGTTCGGAGGCGGGGGACAGGGTGGACGCGAGGGACGCGGAGAAGCCGAGGAGGGGCGGAGGGGAGAGCGCGGCGAGGAGCTGGGCGTGGAGGCCGTAGAAGAGGGCCTCGTCGAGGAGGACCCGGGCGGAgaaggccggcggggaggagggggCGCGGATGGCGGAGAGGATCCCGGAGAGGAGCGCGGGGTCGCGGTCCACGAAAGTTGGGGTTGGGGATGGATCGAGggacagggagagggagagggagcttgCCTCCAGGGCGAAGAGTTTGCCTCCCACGTTTAGCTGCTTCGCCGTGCCGCTCTTGCCTCCTCCGCCTGGccggccggcgccggcggcgcTGGTCTCCATCGATGCTGGCGCTCACCACTCTCTCTTCTTTCTGGATGCACTCTCGTCTGTCTCGCAGAAACCCACCTCTCTTGCTCGGGCTGTTGTGCTGCCCGACGAGTAGACGACTTTTCCATTCTGGTACTCGATAAGAAGGGTTTTTTTTATAACACAGTAAAAACAAAGATGATACacacgtactactccctccgttccgaaacgGAGTGAGTACTTTCCATCTCTACAAACATCTTTAAGAGCTGAACCAATGAATTTTAAGATTAACAAAGTTTTCACAGACATCTCACATTAACAAAAAACATCGTATCACTAAAAGGTTAGCACCGAAGAAtgtaaaataaatcagaaaatacGAGCATCCGTGCTAAGTTTGAAACTTAAATCTGGATAGATTAGTTCCACTACAAGGACATAACCATCTAAGCTATGCTTAGTACAGAAATCTCTCATGATGATACGAAAGAAGTAACTTTTCTGAGGAGACTCATAGGCATACATCTCTATTTTATCATcacaataataaaaataattacatTTCAACCACACATAATTCAACATCATTTCAAATCCACAACTTTGAAATTCACATTCGACCATAGCAATCA from Triticum aestivum cultivar Chinese Spring chromosome 4A, IWGSC CS RefSeq v2.1, whole genome shotgun sequence harbors:
- the LOC123085373 gene encoding protein ENDOPLASMIC RETICULUM-ARRESTED PEN3 isoform X1, which translates into the protein METSAAGAGRPGGGGKSGTAKQLNVGGKLFALEASSLSLSLSLDPSPTPTFVDRDPALLSGILSAIRAPSSPPAFSARVLLDEALFYGLHAQLLAALSPPPLLGFSASLASTLSPASEPFPTALAAHHDGSLCLAHGAGQLTYYSPALDRLTTFRTHLHRATSIRLLPSSLAVVGSSSSPGLHVYDLLEGWHVASVEWSDPTDLRVLKAKVIAIAARPPADAADTNSPILATFECPHRENCILAIDPVTLKPIQEIGRQSGSAAKSSSPDRLVHLQELGLVFASSVSSGAFGYSGYMRLWDIRSGNVVWETSEPGGSGRSSRFGDPFSDADVDVKQLMLYKVCSKSGDIGVADLRRLDNDPWVYMSSGPKGSGGGHGSVLHCYKSQVFVSRKDGLEVWSRLEEQRDDTCNLSEQPGAKETLDRKGINENSFRSSYVDTEEDSKRGMIEMMEGGGDRLFVTREDTPVVEVWESSRLAGAISLA
- the LOC123085373 gene encoding protein ENDOPLASMIC RETICULUM-ARRESTED PEN3 isoform X2 — its product is METSAAGAGRPGGGGKSGTAKQLNVGGKLFALEASSLSLSLSLDPSPTPTFVDRDPALLSGILSAIRAPSSPPAFSARVLLDEALFYGLHAQLLAALSPPPLLGFSASLASTLSPASEPFPTALAAHHDGSLCLAHGAGQLTYYSPALDRLTTFRTHLHRATSIRLLPSSLAVVGSSSSPGLHVYDLLEGWHVASVEWSDPTDLRVLKAKVIAIAARPPADAADTNSPILATFECPHRENCILAIDPVTLKPIQEIGRQSGSAAKSSSPDRLVHLQELGLVFASSVSSGAFGYSGYMRLWDIRSGNVVWETSEPGGSGRSSRFGDPFSDADVDVKQLMLYKDQRGVEGVMAVSCIATSPRCLSAGRMDWRFGPDWKNNEMTHATCRSNREQRRHLTEKELMKIVSEAAMWIRKRILSVE